The Macaca thibetana thibetana isolate TM-01 chromosome 11, ASM2454274v1, whole genome shotgun sequence genome window below encodes:
- the KCNJ8 gene encoding ATP-sensitive inward rectifier potassium channel 8, whose translation MLARKSIIPEEYVLARIAAENLRKPRIRDRLPKARFIAKSGACNLAHKNIREQGRFLQDIFTTLVDLKWRHTLVIFTMSFLCSWLLFAIMWWLVAFAHGDIYAYMEKSGMEKSSLESTVCVTNVRSFTSAFLFSIEVQVTIGFGGRMMTEECPLAITVLILQNIVGLIINAVMLGCIFMKTAQAHRRAETLIFSRHAVIAVRNGKLCFMFRVGDLRKSMIISASVRIQVVKKTTTPEGEVVPIHQLDIPVDNPIESNNIFLVAPLIICHVIDKRSPLYDISATDLANQDLEVIVILEGVVETTGITTQARTSYIAEEIQWGHRFVSIVTEEEGVYSVDYSKFGNTVKVAAPRCSARELDEKPSILIQTLQKSELSHQNSLRKRNSMRRNNSMRRNNSIRRNNSSLMVPKVQFMTPEGNQNTSES comes from the exons ATGTTGGCCAGAAAGAGTATCATCCCGGAGGAGTATGTGCTGGCGCGCATCGCCGCGGAGAACCTGCGCAAGCCGCGCATCCGAGACCGCCTCCCCAAAGCCCGCTTCATCGCCAAGAGCGGGGCCTGCAACCTGGCGCACAAGAACATCCGTGAGCAAGGACGCTTTCTGCAGGACATCTTCACCACCTTGGTGGACCTGAAATGGCGCCACACGCTGGTCATCTTTACCATGTCCTTCCTCTGCAGCTGGCTGCTCTTCGCTATCATGTGGTGGCTGGTGGCCTTTGCCCATGGGGATATCTATGCTTACATGGAGAAAAGTGGAATGGAGAAAAGTAGTTTGGAGTCCACTGTGTGTGTGACTAATGTCAG GTCTTTCacttctgcttttctcttctccattGAAGTTCAAGTTACCATTGGGTTTGGAGGGAGGATGATGACAGAGGAGTGCCCTTTGGCCATCACGGTTTTGATTCTCCAGAATATTGTGGGTTTGATCATCAATGCGGTCATGTTAGGCTGCATTTTCATGAAAACAGCTCAGGCTCACAGAAGGGCAGAAACGTTGATTTTCAGCCGCCACGCTGTGATTGCCGTCCGAAATGGCAAGCTGTGCTTCATGTTCCGAGTGGGTGACCTGAGGAAAAGCATGATCATTAGTGCCTCCGTGCGCATCCAGGTGGTGAAGAAAACAACGACACCTGAAGGGGAGGTGGTCCCTATTCACCAACTAGACATTCCTGTTGATAACCCAATTGAGAGCAATAACATTTTTCTGGTGGCCCCTTTGATCATCTGCCACGTGATTGACAAGCGCAGCCCCCTGTATGACATCTCAGCAACTGACCTGGCCAACCAAGACTTGGAGGTCATAGTTATTCTGGAAGGAGTGGTTGAAACTACTGGCATCACCACACAAGCACGAACCTCCTACATCGCTGAGGAGATCCAATGGGGCCACCGCTTTGTGTCCATTGTGACTGAGGAAGAAGGAGTGTACTCTGTGGATTACTCCAAATTTGGCAACACTGTTAAAGTAGCTGCTCCACGGTGCAGTGCCCGAGAGCTGGATGAGAAACCTTCCATCCTCATTCAGACCCTCCAAAAGAGTGAACTGTCTCATCAAAATTCTCTGAGGAAGCGCAACTCCATGAGAAGAAACAATTCCATGAGGAGGAACAATTCTATCCGAAGGAACAACTCTTCCCTCATGGTACCAAAGGTGCAATTTATGACTCCAGAAGGGAACCAAAACACATCGGAATCATGA